ATCAGAACCGTCAGCCCCCCGGAAGCGGGCCGACGCCCGGCGCAACGAAGAGACGCTGCTGGAGGCGGCCGCGGCGACCTTCATCGCCGCCGGCGTCGACGCGCCCGTGCGCGACATCGCGGCCAAAGCTGGCGTCGGCGTCGGCACGATCTACCGCCACTTCCCCACCCGGGCCGACCTCATCGTCGCCGTCTACCGACACCAGGTCGAGGCATGCGTCGAGGCCGGCCCCGCCCTGCTGGCGAGCAGCAACTCACCACACGCCGCCCTGGCCCGGTGGATCGATCTCTTCGTCGACTTCCTGGTCACCAAGCACGGCCTCGCCGAGGCGTTGCAGTCCGACGACGCCACCTTCGTGACCCTGCACGCCTACTTCCTCGACCGCCTTCTGCCGGTCTGCGCCGAACTCCTCGACGCCGCCGTCGCGGCCGGCGAGGTCCGCCCCGACGTCGAGGCCTTCGAACTGATGCTCGCCGTCGGCAACCTCTGCATCGGCGCCAACAAGGATCCCCGGTACGACGTCCGTCGCGTGGTCGCACTCCTCCTCGCCGGACTACGCCTCATCCCACACCACTGACCGCAGCCCCGGAACCGCCGCAGTCGGATCTGAATCGCAGCCGGTACGGAGACCCTTACCACCCACCATCTCCGAGCCGGAATGGAACGCGTCGGTTTCAGGTAATGGGAGATCAGCTCCCCTTTCCCGCTCGTCGGTGCGCGTCGCTTCCCTCGCGGTAGAAGACGTAGCCCCCGTGGTGCAGTACGTCTCCGTCGAACGTCCCGTCGGCGCTGAACCCGGTGTCGTCGACGTACTCGATGCGAGTTCCGATGACCCGGTAGGAACCCGTGTAGGCGCTCTGTCGCTCTCCCCGGGCCTCGTCGTAGCGGCCGTTCGCGAGCAGCTCCTGCCGGATGTGCCCGTCGGCCGTCACCCACATTCCGACGTACGGGTGCGGCGAGGCGTCTCCGGCTCCGGTCGGCGGCGTACCCGTTGGCGGTGTGGGCGGCGTCGCCGTCGCGGATGGCGGCGGCGTCGCCGTCGCGGATGGCGGCGGCTCCTGCCCGGCGTCGTCGGGAGCCGCGGGTCTGCCGGGGTCGGGTCCCACGGCGCACGCGGCAAGGCCTCCGGCGAGGAGCACGGCGACGCTGACCACCGTTCCGAGGCGGGCCGTCACGAGACGGTCCCGCGCGAGTCGTCCCGGTGTCCGGGGCGGGTCGCCGCCAGCGAGCCGAGCAGCCGCAGCGCGTCCGCGGTCGGAGTGCCCTCCTGGGCGTGGTAGACGATCAGCTGCTGCCCCGGGGCGGAGCGGACGTCGAAGGTCTGCATGCGGAGGGTGAGCTCGCCGACCTCGGGATGCAGCAGGACCTTCGACGCATGGGACTTGCCCCGCGCGTCGCGTCGGCGCCACAGGTCGGCGAACTCGCGGCTGGTCCCGGCCGTCCGCAGCACTTCCTGGATCCGCGGATCGAGCGGCCGGGCGCCCTCGAGAAAACGGAATCCGGCGACCGCGTTGGCCGCGGCCGTTTCCCAGTCGGCGTGGAACGCGCGGACCGACGGGTCGAGGAACATCGCGAGCAGCAGGTTCGCGCCGGGTTCGAGGTGGTTGAAAACCGCACGGCCCAACGTGTTCGCGGCCAGGACGTCGTAGGCCCGGCCCAGGATCAGGGCCGGAGTGCGGTCCCACAGTTCGGCCATCGCCAGCAGTTGGGCGTCGGCCTGCTCGATGCCGCCCTCGCGGCGCGGAAGCGGAGTCATTCCCGCGAGCCGGTACAGGTGCAGCCGACCGTCGTCGTCCAGCAGTAGTGCCTCGCTCAGGGCCTCCAGGACCTGCGGCGACGGCCGCCGCTCACGGCCCTGCTCCAGCCGCAGGTAGTAGTCGACGCTGATCCGGGCCAGCATCGCGACCTCCTCGCGGCGCAGACCGGGTACGCGTCGCCGCCCGTCCTCGGACAGCCCGACGTCGAGCGGCGTCAGCTGTGCCCGCCGGCCCCGTAGGTAGTCGCCCAGCATTGAAGTCGCCATATCGGTCAGGTTAGGTGCCCGGTACGCCGGTAGCCTGGTCCCACTGCTCCCAGGTCCGTTTGAATTCGCACTCGGATTCGTCGCGGAAGACGCCTTGACCTCAAGCATGGTTGACGTCCTACATTGATCTTTATGAACGCGACATACCTCGATGAGGCCACCCGTGAGGCCGAGATCGAAGCGATCAAGCGGGTGGTGGCCACGGTCGAACACGCACAGAACAATGAGCTCCCCGACGAGTTCCTCAGCCTGTTCCGGGACGATGCGATCTGGACGACGGGTGGCGGCAAACGGCTCTTCGGCCTCGAGGCGATCTCGACCTTCACCCACCAGGTGCTTCCCGGCGGAATGCAGGACTCGACGGTCACCTTTGAGCTGGAACACGTCCTGTTCATCCGCTCCGACGTCGCGGCCGTCAAGCTGCGTCAGGTGTACCACACGCCCGACGGGCCGGACGTGGGCTCTCCGCTATGGATCATGGCGAAGGAAGACGGGCAATGGCGCCTGACCGCCAGCCAGAACATCGGCGTACCCGACGACGAGTTGTCCCCAACGACGACGAGCCGACCCATTTTCGGCCCCGGCAGATAAAACTGGACGTCGTAGCCGGATCGGCCGGGGTCAGGGGCGGCGGGCCGAGGTCTGCTCCCGGACCACGAACCGGATCGACTTCGCCTCGGTCATGCAGGCCCGCATCGGCCCGACCAGCTCGCGGTGCTCGGGGCTGCGCTCCCAGGCCTCGAAGTGTCCCAGCGAGACCCACTCGCTGGTGATCAGCCACTGTTCCGGATCGGTCGGGGAGGCACACACCTGATCGACCAGGTGTCCGTCGACGCCCTCGGCGACCTGGTAGCGAATCCGTTCGTACGCCTGAAGAAACGCGTCGGCGCGCTCGCGCGGCACCCGGATCAGGAACACCACCCGCGCCTTGGCCGTCTCGGTCAGGTTCTCTGCCATCTGGACACCTCCACCGGGCCGCGCCGCAGCGCCACGGCACTGTTGAAACCATCGAATCCGCGTGCGCACACCAGCGCGGTGTCCACCCGCCGGGGCCTGGACTCCCGGACGAAGTTCAACTCGCAGCCGGGCGCCGGGCGATCCGGGCCGGCGGTCGGTGGCAGCATGCCGTGCCGCATCGCCAACAGCGCGGTGGCGACGTCCAGCGCCGCTCCGCCCTGGTGGGCCCGACCCGTCAACGGCTTCTGCGTGGTGACCGGTGGCTGCCGCTGCCCGAACACCGTACGCAGCACGTCCGCCTCGCTCCGGTCGTACCGGGGCACGCCGAGCGCGTCCGGAAAGACGACGTCCACCTCGGCAGGATCGATGTCGGCCCGGGTCAGGGCGAGCCGGATCGCCCGCCCGTACTGGGTCCCGTCGACATCGGCACCGCCGCCCACGTCGCCGCCGTGCGAGGCGGCACCGCGCTGCTCGGTGTGTCGGGCGTCGTGGGTGGCGCCCCAACCGGCCACCTCGGCGTAGATGGTGTCCGCGCCCCTGGCCACGGCGTGGTCCAGATCCTCGACCACGAAGATCGCACCGCCCTCGCCGGGGACGTACCCGCTGGCCGCCACGTCGAACGGCCGGTACGCCCGATCCGGTTCGGGACAGACGCTGAGCAGCCCACCACGGAGCTGACAGGTCAGCGCGTACGGGCTCAGTGGACACTCCGTACCGCCCGCGAGCACCACCGGCGTACCCCGTCGGATCAGCCGGGCGGCGTGTGCCAGGCTGTCCAGCCCACCGGCGGTCTCCGCGGCGAGCACTCCGCACGGGCCCTTGAACTGGTGCCGGATGGAGAGCTGGCCGACGCTCGCCGCGTAGAACCAGGCGATCGACTGGTACGCCCCCACCGTGCGGGTGGTCCCCCGCCAGAGTCGCTGGAGTTCACGCTGACCGAACAGGTTGCCGCCGGAGGAACTGGCCAGGGTGACGGCGTACCCGTAGGGATCGTCGGCCACCTCCGGCAGGCCGGCGTCGGCGAGCGCGAGCCGGGTGGCGGCGAACCCGAGGTGGGTCCACCGGTCGGTCTGCACCACCTGGCGGTTGTCGGCGTGGTGCAGCGCGTCGAAGTCGGCCACCTCCCCCGCCAGTTGGACGGGGTAGCGGTCCGGATCGAACAGCGTGATCCGCCCGATCCGGTTCTGCCCGGCGAGTACGCACTTCCAGTGCGCGTCCGCGCCGATTCCGCTCGGCGCGACAACGCCGATCCCGGTGATCACGACCCGGCCGGTCATCGCGGCGACCCGCCGAACCGGCGCAAGACCATCGCCGACTGGAACCCGCCGAAGCCGCTGCCCACCGAGAGCGCCACCCGCACCGGCACCTCCCGGGCCACGTTCGGGATGTAGTCCAGGTCGCACTCCTCGTCCCGGTTGGCCCAGTTCGCCGTCGGCGGCACCACCCCGAACTCGATGGCCAGCGCACAGGCCGCCATCTCGATCGCGCCGATCGCGCCGAGCGAATGCCCGACCATCGACTTGATCGAACTGATCGGAACCTGGTACGCCGCGCTGCCCAGCGCCCGCTTGAAGGCCGCCGTCTCGTGCCGGTCGTTCTGCCGGGTGCCCGAACCGTGTGCGCTGATGTACGACACGTCCGCCGGATCGCACCGGGCCTGCGCCATCGCATCGTCGATCGCCAGGGCCATCTCGACGCCGTCGGGACGCAGGCCGGTCATGTGGTAGCCGTTGCTCCGGTTGGCGTACCCGGCGGCCTCGCAGTAGACCCGGGCGCCGCGCCGCCGCGCGTGTTCGGCCTCCTCCAGGACGAGCACGGCGGCGCCCTCGGCGAGCACGAACCCGTGCCGGTCCCGGTCGAACGGCCGGGAGGCGTGCCCCGGGTCGTCGTTGTCCGGGGTGGTCGCCTTGATCGCGTCGAACGAGGCGACCGTGACCGGTGAGATCGGGCTGTCCGAGGCGCCGGCGAGCATCACGTCGGCCTCGCCGTCCTCGATCAACTGCTGGCCGTAGCCGATCGCGTCGATCCCGGACGTACAACCGGTGGAAATCACCTGGGCCGGGCCGTACAGCCCGTGTCGGCAGGCGACGTCGGCGGCGAGGCTGCTCGGCATCAGTGCCTGGTAGAGATACGGTCCGGCCCGGTCCGGGTCGACCAGCCAGTCCGTGCCGGAGTCGCTGACTGCCACGTACTCCCGCTCCAGCAGCATGGTGCCGCCGACCGCGGAGCCGAGCGCCACCCCGGCGCGCTCCCGCATCGAGTCGGACAGCTCCAGGCCGCTGTCCGCCAGCGCCTCGATCGAGGCGGCCAGGGCAAACTGGACGTACCGGTCGGAGCGCTGTTGTTCCGCGTCGCTGAGGCCCGCGCGGACCGGGTCGAAGTCGCACTCCGCCGCGATCTGCGAGCGGAACGGCGACGGGTCGAAGAAACTGATCCGCCGGGTAGCCGTCCGGCCGGCGGTGATGGTGTCCCAGAAGCTTCGCCGGGTGACCCCGCCCGGCGCGACCACTCCGATTCCGGTCACCACGGTCCGCCGCCCGGTCACGGCGCGGCCTCGGTCCGGCCGCCGAGGACCCCGGCCTCCGGCCGGCCGCCGAAGGTCGCCGCCTCCGCCGCCGACTCGGTGTCGACGTGCCCGAGTTCCGGCCGAGGCGCGAGCGGGCCGAGCTGGAAGACCACCTCTGCGGGCTCGTCCGCCACGTTGCGCAGCCGGTGCCGGACATTCACCGGTACGTAGAGCGCCTCTCCGGTACGTACCGGCACCGGCTCGCCGTCGAGGTCGACGATCAGTTCGCCACGGGCGACGTACAGGAACTCCTCGCTGTAGGGGTGGTAGTGCTCGGCGATGCGCTCACCCGGGGCGAGGTTCGCCACGCCCATGAAGCCGGAGGTGCTGCCGACGGTACGCGGCCCGAGCAGCACCCGGATCTCGCCGCCACGGCGACGGTCCGGCGCGATGTCCCGGGCGGCCGTCAGCCGGCGGTCGTGCTCACTCATCGCCGACCCCGACCGTCGCGGCAGCCGTGCCGACCGGTCCGTTGGCCGGTGATCCGGCGGACGTGCCGGCCGCCGGCTCCTGCGGGGTGGTGGAGGCGAGTTCGGCGGCGATCCGCTCGATCTTGTCCCGGATGATGTCCAGTTGCACCCGGCTGTTGGCGTTGATCCGCTCCGTCATCTGGGCGGTGGTCACCGGGGCGGTCGGGCGCATCTCGAAGTCCTGGGTCCAGGTCATCCGGGTACCACCCGGCACCTCGTCGTACCGCCAGTGGATCCGCATGTACTCGAAGGGCCCGGTCTCGACCCGGTGGGCGTGCACCTCGCGGCGCACCGGATCGGCGGTGCGCTCGCTGATCCAGCTCCAGATCACGCCGTTCTCGTCCGGGTACATGGTCAGCCGGAACTGGACGGTGTTCCCATGTTGCTCGAGAATCTGCACCGACTGGTACTCGGTGAACAGGCCGGTCCAGGTCCCGACGTCGTTGGTCCGGTCCCAGACCAGTTTCGGCGGAGCCGCGATCACCACACTGTTCTCGGTGTGACCGGGCCGGCCGTCGGCACCGGCGGGGCGTCCGTCCTGGGTCCCGGCCGCTGTAGCGCCCGCGTCGGCCGACGCGGCCGCCGGGGTGGACTGCCGCGCGACGAGGTCGGAGATCTCCGCGATGCTGAGCGCTCCCGACTCCTCGGGAAGCTGTACCCGGTAGCGGTCCGCGACCACCGCCTGTAGCTCCAGCAGCGCCAACGAGTCCATCCCGAGTTCCTCCAGCGAGGCCGTCGGCGCCGCGGTCGCCGCCTCGGCGTCCAGGCCGCAGTGCCGGACCAGGATCGCGATGATCTCCGCCGCGGTCGCCGACGACGGCGCGCTGGGCTCCGCCACGCTCCGGACCGGCTCCCCTCCGGTGCGGGACGGTCCGGCCAACGCCGGGTCCTCGTGTCTCACGGTCATCTGGTCCTCCTCGAAAGATGCGCCGAACTGGCCGGAACGGGGTCCTTCGGCGAATCGGGTACGCCGAGCAGCCGGTCGACCAGTCCGGTCGAGTACCGCCCCTTGCGGAATCCCGCGTCGTCGAGGACCCGTCGGATGAACGGGATGGTGGTGTGTACGCCGGGACCGTCGACCTCGAACTCGTGCAGCGCCCGTTCCATCCGGCTGAGCGCCAGGTCCCGGTCCGGCGCCCAGACCACGACCTTGGCGAGCAGCGAGTCGTAGTACGGGCCGACCAGGTAGCCCGGATATCCGTGGGTGTCGGTCCGGGTGCCCGGTCCACTCGGCGGTGTGAACCTGGTCAGCCGGCCGGGGGTGGGTAGGAAGTTGCGGTCCGGATCCTCGGTGTTGACCCGGCACTCGATCGCGACACCGTGGAGTCGTACGTCCTGCTGGCGCAGCCGCAGCGGTACGCCCCCGGCGATGTGCAACTGCTCGTGCACCAGGTCGACCCCTGTGATCATCTCCGTCACCGGGTGCTCGACCTGGATGCGACAGTTGATCTCGATGAACTGGAAGCGCTCCGCCTCGTCGACCAGGAACTCGAAGGTCCCGGCCCCGGTGTAACCCGCCCGCAGCGCGCCGCGCAGGGCGGTCTCGGCGAGCGCGTCGAGGGTCGCGCCCGACAATGCCGGCGCCGGTCCCTCCTCGACGAGTTTCTGGTGCCGCCGCTGCACCGAACAGTCCCGGGTGCCGAGGTGCACCCCGTTGCCGTACCCGTCGCAGAGCACCTGGACCTCGACGTGCCGGGCCGGGCTGAGAAAGCGCTCGACGTAGACCCGGTCGTCGCCGAACGCGGCCTGCGCGACGACCCGGGTCCGGTCGTACGCCGAGGCGAGGTCGTCGGCGGAGCGGACCACCGACATGCCCCGGCCGCCGCCACCGGCCGCACACTTGATGATCACCGGGTAGCCGATCTCCTCGGCCACCGCCCTGGCCGCAGCGACCGTGTCGAGGGTTCCCAGGCTGCCCGGCGGAAGCGGAAGCCCGGCCTCGCCCATCAACGCCCGCGCCCTCGACTTGTCGCCCAGCGCCACCATCACCTCCGGCCGGGGACCGATGAAGACCAGCCCGTTGTCGGCGCAGATCTCGGCGAAGTCGGCGTCCTCGGACAGGAAGCCGTAGCCCGGGTGTACGGCCTGGGCCCCGGTCTTGCGGGCCGCCTCGATGATGGCGGCGGCGTTCAGGTAGCTCTGCCGCGCGTCCGGTGGCCCGATGCAGACCGCCTCGTCGGCCAGGCGTACGACGGCGGAGTCGCGGTCCGCGACCGAGTACACCGCGACGGACCGTACGCCCAGTTCGCGGCAGGCCCGGGCGACCCGGAGCGCTATCTCGCCACGATTGGCGATCAGGATCTTCTCGAACACGTCGGCACCGTCCTTGCGCTCACGCGGGTACCAGAGCGATCAGCGGTTGTCCGAACTCGACCGGCTCGCCGTCGTGCACGAGTACCTCGACGACCCGGCCGACCTGGTCGGCGACCACCTCGTTCATCAGCTTCATCGCCTCGACGATGCAGACCACCTGACCGGGCTCCACCTTGTCGCCGACCTCGACGAACGGTGCGCCACCGGGCTCGGCCGCCTGGTAGTAGGTACCGACCATCGGAGCGAGGACGGTTCGGCGACCATCGGTGCCGATGGCCGCCCCGGTGACCGCCGGTACGGCGAACGGAGCGGCGTTGGGCGCGCTGCCGCCCGGCGTTCCGGCACCGGTCCCGGGACCGCTGTTTGCCTCACCGCCGTGCCATTCGATCTCCAGCAGGGCGTCGCCGCTGCGCAGGCGGATCCGGCGCAACGGCCCGGCGGTCCGCGCCACCAGCCGGCCCGCCTGCCGGCACAACTCGGCGAGTTCCGCCGATCCACCGACCGGCTCCGACTTCCCGGTCGGCTCCACGAAGCCACCAGCCGACTCCGACTCCGGCTCCGGCTCCGGCTCCGGCTCCACCGATCCACCGACCGGCTCCGGCTCCGGCTCCCGGGTCAGCTCCACCGATCCACCGACCGACCCCGGCTCCCGGGTCAGCTCCATCGACCTACCGACCGGCACCGCCAACTTCGACTCTCCGATCGCCGCTGCCCTGGTCATCGGGGCTCCGTTCCGGCCGGGACGACGCTGGCCGCCGCTCCGTACCGGCGGAAGCGCTGGCGCCGCCGCCGGATCAGCTCCTCGGTGGGCACATCGAGCAGCGGTGTCAGGTTGTCCACCAGGGCTCGGCGGAGCAGCGCCGCCGCCCCGGTCGGGTCCCGGTGTGCACCGTCGGCGGGCTCGGCGACGATCGCGTCGGCGACACCGAGCCGGAGCAGGTCCGGCGCGGTGAGCCGGAGCGCGTCGGCGGCCCGGGGCACGGCCGCTCGGTCCTGCCAGAGGATCGCGGCGCAGCCCTCCGGGCTGATCACCGAGTAGACGGCGTTCCGCAGCATCAGTACCCGGTCGGCCACGGCCAGCGCGAGTGCGCCCCCGCTGCCGCCCTCACCGATGATCACTGCGACGACCGGAGTACGCAGACCGGTCATCGCCAGGATGCTCTGGGCGATGGCGCCGGCCTGGCCCTGCTGCTCGGCCTCGACTCCCGGGTACGCACCCGGTGTGTCGATCAGGGTGATCACCGGCAGTCCCAGCCCGGCGGCCAACCGCATGACCCGCAGCGCCTTGCGGTAACCGGCCGGGCTGGCCATGCCGAAGTTGCGGGCCCGCAGTTCGCGTGGATGGTGCCCCTTCTGGTGTCCGATCACGCCCACGTACCGGTCGCCGAGCCGGGCCAGGCCCGCGACTATCGCCGCGCAGTCGACACCCAGCCGGTCGCCGTGCAGTTCGACGAAGCCGTCGAAGGCGGTGGCCAGATAGTCCAGCGTGGTCGGCCGCCCGGCGTGCCGGGCCGAACGGACGATCCGCCAGGCGTCGGGTCGGCTGTCCGGGTCGGGGACGTCGATCCGGCTCTGCCGGCGGAGGCGCTCACCACCCGTTCCGGCCGGCAGCTCGGCTTCGGCCCCGGCCGGACGCCCGCCCGGGCCGGCGACGCCGCCAGCCGGGCGGGCGGTGCCGGCACCGGTCGGGCGGTGCCCCAGTTCTCCACCCGTGACCTCCGGGCGCTGTGTGGCGGCGAGCAGCCAGCCCAGCCGGGCCCGCAGGACGCTCCGCTCCAGCACCATGTCGACCTGGCCGTGCCGGAGCAGGAAGCCGGTGGTCTGGAAGTCTTCCGGCAGTGTCTGCCGGATCGTCTGGCGGATCACCCGGGGGCCGGCGAACCCGAGCCGGGACCCGTTCTCCGCCAGCACGATGTCCGTGCAGGTCGCGAACGACGCTGCCACACCGCCGTAGGTGGGATCGGTGATCAGACTGACGGTGAGCAGCCCGGCCTCGCGCAGCGCGGCGATCGCCTGGCTGATCGTGGCCATCTGCATCAGCGCCAGTACACCCTCCTGCATCCGCGCTCCGCCGGACGCGGTGACCAGGAGCAGCGGAAGCCGGCCGGTCAGGGCACACTCCGCGGCCCGGGTGATCAGCTCACCGGTGGCCGATCCGAGGCTGCCGCCGAGAAACCGGAAGTCCATGACGGCGAGTACGAGCCGATGGCCGCCGATGCTCGCCGTGCCGCAGAGCACCGCCTCGGCCAGTCCGGTCTCCGCACGCGCGGCGGCCAGCCGCTGCGGGTACGGCATCGAGTCGACGAATCCGATCGGGTCGACCTGCACCGCCACCTCGGGCAGTTGGTCGAACGTCCCCCGGTCGACGAGTTGACGGATCCGCTCCGGCGCCTCCAGTCGACGGTGGTCGCCACATTCGGGGCACACGTCGAGGTTGCGCCGCAGGCGTTTCCGGTACAGCAGTGCGCGGCAGGACCGGCAGCGGGTCCAGGGCTGCTGGTCGAGATCGGCGAAGACACTCCGGCGGATGGCGGCCCCGCTCGCCGTTCGCCCGGTCATCGCCGGCCCTGCGCGGAGTCGGCCGACGCGTCCCAGCGGTAGAAGCAGCGTGCCATGGCGTCCGCCGGCACCCGCCAGGTCGCCAGGTACGGCGAGATGTGCGGGGCCAGGCGCTCGCTCACCCGGACGAACTCCGGATGCCGGCGCGCACCTTCGACGGCGGCCCCACCGGGACTGTCGGTCTCGACAAGGTGGACATAGAGATCGTGCAACCGGTAGAGCGAGCGGTGCCGCACGCCCACCAGCCGGGGTAGTTCGGTCCGGTCCGACTCGGCGAAGATCTGTGCCACCTGCTGCTCCGCGGCCGGAACAACCTTCGCGACGATCAGCGAGCGATCCATGGGGTGGCCTCCCTGGGCGATTCCCGCGCTCCGCGTTCGGTGACACTGGGTTCCGGGCCGCGAACGGGTCTGCTCCCCCGACCACTCCCCCGACCGTCACCTAGTCCAATGACTGGTGACCACCCTGCCGAGGCGGTGTCAACGGATTGTCACCCGATCACGTACCACCGGAACCCGGTTCGGTGACGCTCCGGTGACGGTGATCGGGCAGAATGCGCGATCCGGACAGCGCCCCGTACCCCCGAGCGCTCCGTCGCGAACCCGAGCAGAGCCACTTATACCCAGCTCAGGGCAGGTGTGACCTGACCGGACGGGTACGTCGGAATGTCGACCAGCCGATTGACCCAGCGTGACGGTGATTGATAACCTTCGTCACGCTTTGCGGCGTCAGCCGCCGGCTGACGGAGGCGGCGTCCAGAGCACCGTCGGCGTACCGGAGTGCTGGACGGGGCCACCATCGGTGGCAGGGCGGACTTCGGGACACGGGTTCCGGGTGCAGGAGGGTGGGCCGTGACCTCGAAGGAGAGCGAGCCGCACGACGGGGTACGCCGGCCGCCGGCCCAACCGCCCGCTCAGACGATCCAACTGCTGCTCCTGGACGGGTTCAACCTGCTGCACGACGGGGCACCAATCGTCGTACCGCGTGGACTGCAACGGATCATCGCGCTGATCGGCCTGCGTCCGGGTGCGACCCGGGCCCACCTGGCCGGTCTGCTGTGGCCGGACACCGCGGAGGAACGGGCGATGTCGTCCCTGCGTACGGCGCTGTGGCGACTGCGGCAGGAGGGCAGCTGTCCGGTACTGACCGCCGGCGACACCGTCCGGCTCGACCCGGTGGTGATGCTGGACATCGACGACCTCGTTCGGGCCGCCGAGCGGGTCCGGGACGGTGCGGACCCCCGCTGGGCCGCGAAGATCCTCACCGCCGGCCGACACGACCTGCTACCCGGCTGGTACGACGAATGGGTCCTGCCCGAACGCGAGCGGCTGCGCCAGTTGCGGCTGCACATGCTGGAGGAGATCGCCCGTGGCCACCTGCGGGCCGGGCAGCACGGCGAGGCGCTGCAGGCGGCCCTCGAGGCGGTACGGGCCGAGCCGCTCCGGGAGACACCGCACCGGCTGATCGTCGAGACCCACCTCGCCGAGGGCAACGCCTACGAGGCGCTGCAGGCGTTCTACGTCTATCGTGACCTGCTGCTGCGGGAGCTCCAACTGGAGCCGTCCGAGGCGATGTGCGGCCTGCTCAGTGATCTTCTCGCCCCGATACCCAGGCCGACGATCACGCACGCGCCACGCCCGAAGCCCCAGTCCTCGCGCCCCGGGCCGTACGCCGGGCGGTCGGCCCTGCCGGCGATGCCGGGACCGCGCTGATCACCACGGAACGAGACCGGCCCGCTCCTGGGGCCCGATCCGTC
The nucleotide sequence above comes from Plantactinospora soyae. Encoded proteins:
- the accB gene encoding acetyl-CoA carboxylase biotin carboxyl carrier protein, which encodes MTRAAAIGESKLAVPVGRSMELTREPGSVGGSVELTREPEPEPVGGSVEPEPEPEPESESAGGFVEPTGKSEPVGGSAELAELCRQAGRLVARTAGPLRRIRLRSGDALLEIEWHGGEANSGPGTGAGTPGGSAPNAAPFAVPAVTGAAIGTDGRRTVLAPMVGTYYQAAEPGGAPFVEVGDKVEPGQVVCIVEAMKLMNEVVADQVGRVVEVLVHDGEPVEFGQPLIALVPA
- a CDS encoding acetyl-CoA carboxylase carboxyltransferase subunit alpha, yielding MTGRTASGAAIRRSVFADLDQQPWTRCRSCRALLYRKRLRRNLDVCPECGDHRRLEAPERIRQLVDRGTFDQLPEVAVQVDPIGFVDSMPYPQRLAAARAETGLAEAVLCGTASIGGHRLVLAVMDFRFLGGSLGSATGELITRAAECALTGRLPLLLVTASGGARMQEGVLALMQMATISQAIAALREAGLLTVSLITDPTYGGVAASFATCTDIVLAENGSRLGFAGPRVIRQTIRQTLPEDFQTTGFLLRHGQVDMVLERSVLRARLGWLLAATQRPEVTGGELGHRPTGAGTARPAGGVAGPGGRPAGAEAELPAGTGGERLRRQSRIDVPDPDSRPDAWRIVRSARHAGRPTTLDYLATAFDGFVELHGDRLGVDCAAIVAGLARLGDRYVGVIGHQKGHHPRELRARNFGMASPAGYRKALRVMRLAAGLGLPVITLIDTPGAYPGVEAEQQGQAGAIAQSILAMTGLRTPVVAVIIGEGGSGGALALAVADRVLMLRNAVYSVISPEGCAAILWQDRAAVPRAADALRLTAPDLLRLGVADAIVAEPADGAHRDPTGAAALLRRALVDNLTPLLDVPTEELIRRRRQRFRRYGAAASVVPAGTEPR
- a CDS encoding TcmI family type II polyketide cyclase; the protein is MDRSLIVAKVVPAAEQQVAQIFAESDRTELPRLVGVRHRSLYRLHDLYVHLVETDSPGGAAVEGARRHPEFVRVSERLAPHISPYLATWRVPADAMARCFYRWDASADSAQGRR
- a CDS encoding AfsR/SARP family transcriptional regulator — protein: MTSKESEPHDGVRRPPAQPPAQTIQLLLLDGFNLLHDGAPIVVPRGLQRIIALIGLRPGATRAHLAGLLWPDTAEERAMSSLRTALWRLRQEGSCPVLTAGDTVRLDPVVMLDIDDLVRAAERVRDGADPRWAAKILTAGRHDLLPGWYDEWVLPERERLRQLRLHMLEEIARGHLRAGQHGEALQAALEAVRAEPLRETPHRLIVETHLAEGNAYEALQAFYVYRDLLLRELQLEPSEAMCGLLSDLLAPIPRPTITHAPRPKPQSSRPGPYAGRSALPAMPGPR